In the Malus domestica chromosome 16, GDT2T_hap1 genome, one interval contains:
- the LOC103404819 gene encoding equilibrative nucleotide transporter 1-like — MGFNDKTTDENSETSLLLPTVTPAADVPNKIPEDSFHFAYIIYFTLGVGYLLPWNAFITAVDYFAYLYPDASVDRIFSVVYMVVGLFCLLLIIFYSHKSEAYVRINVGLGLFVVSLLVVPLMDVFYIKGRVGLYNGFYVTVVAVALSAAADALVQGSLIGAASELPGTYMQAVVAGTAGSGVIVSALRIVTKGVYPQNTEGLRKSANLYFAVGIVIIVICIVFYNVAPRIPVMKYYADLKVQAVNDATEERGPPTLTVLRSTLWHVVDRVKWYGIGIFLIYVVTLSIFPGYITEDVHSQILKDWYPIILITGYNVFDLVGKSLTSVCLLKNSKVAIGSTVVRLLFFPLFYGCLHGPKFFRTEIPVTILTCLLGLTNGYLTSVLMILVPKVVQFQHAETAGIVIVLFLVLGLAAGSVVTWFWVI; from the exons ACATAATCTACTTCACACTGGGTGTCGGCTACCTCCTCCCATGGAACGCTTTCATCACAGCCGTCGATTACTTCGCCTACCTCTACCCAGATGCCAGCGTCGACCGTATATTCTCCGTCGTTTACATGGTGGTGGGCCTCTTCTGCCTCCTCCTGATTATCTTCTACTCCCACAAGTCCGAAGCCTATGTCCGGATCAATGTGGGCCTGGGCCTCTTCGTCGTTTCGCTGCTCGTCGTTCCCCTCATGGATGTCTTTTACATCAAGGGTCGGGTCGGGTTGTACAACGGGTTTTACGTGACGGTTGTGGCGGTTGCCCTTTCCGCCGCGGCGGATGCTTTGGTTCAAGGCTCGCTCATTGGGGCGGCTAGCGAGTTGCCCGGAACTTATATGCAAGCCGTTGTGGCCGGGACTGCTGGTTCAG GAGTCATTGTTTCTGCTCTGAGGATCGTAACCAAGGGAGTATATCCACAAAATACCGAAGGCCTGAGGAAAAGTGCGAACCTTTACTTCGCTGTCGGGATAGTCATTATTGTCATATGCATTGTCTTCTACAATGTGGCACCAAGGATTCCAGTTATGAAGTATTATGCAGATTTAAAGGTTCAGGCTGTAAACGATGCGACAGAAGAGAGAGGCCCTCCGACTCTGACTGTGTTGAGATCAACTCTGTGGCACGTAGTCGACAGAGTCAAGTGGTACGGAATCGGCATCTTCCTCATCTATGTCGTGACTTTGTCGATATTTCCAGGATACATTACTGAAGACGTGCACTCTCAGATTCTCAAGGATTGGTACCCAATCATCCTTATCACCGGCTACAATGTGTTTGATCTCGTTGGCAAGTCTCTGACTTCTGTGTGCCTCCTCAAAAATTCCAAGGTTGCAATCGGCAGTACAGTTGTGCGATTgctcttctttcctctcttcTATGGGTGCTTGCACGGCCCCAAATTCTTCCGAACAGAGATTCCAGTGACGATACTAACATGCCTTTTGGGGCTCACGAACGGCTACTTGACTAGCGTGttgatgattttggttcccaaagTTGTCCAATTCCAACATGCCGAGACGGCAGGGATTGTGATCGTGTTGTTCTTGGTTCTGGGTTTGGCTGCTGGCTCAGTTGTAACTTGGTTCTGGGTCATCTGA
- the LOC103404818 gene encoding RNA-binding motif protein 25 isoform X2, which yields MIRTPFPPRPLGATGLLQRAPVPGIPGVRPIIPPVRPILPIVTPAEKPQTTVYVGKIAPTVDNEFMKYLLQLCGPVKSWKRAQDPTDGTPRGFGFCEFESAEGVLRALRLLTKLSIDGQDLVLNVNQATRDYLERVVQKKTENSKKLKEAEAAEKGDGSAPDGEKNVPSNPSVQDPKEEDSNSSNKENDTANFGIVTDEDKEADQEAMEKLTSLIEERIKNKPLPPPPTPAPGDATRNSNSTLPAKSRDGDSDVDTMRNDACEEKIDEEITGDNKTSDQERPETSSPDRSRRQDRSRDRGRDMKREKEREIERYERETERERVRKEKEQRRKIEDAEHQYEKCLKDWEYREREKEKQRQYEKEREKERERKRKKEVIYEEDDEDEDSRKKWRRSALEEKRKRRLREKEEDIADRQKEEEEIAEARKRAEEEKQLEQERDALRVSSGHVPNGSDTVALAEEFGVELKDKAIEQDVEGYSGPENRIGDGALQNGNSGDKSTMTSASASEPHLSGSAPAKKLGFGLMGSGKRTAVPSVFKEEDDDAHKDKKMRPLVPIDYSTEELQAVQQTVFGTAPSNLAAAAEFAKRISNASSKEEKPDAEKERSRRSDDRSSHRDRDRHGDDSNRTRNEHKEKTIDRDTDREHGMSKPRATDNKKLLDAKQLIDMIPKTKEELFSYEINWAIYEQHALHERMRPWISKKITEFLGEEETTLVDYIVSSTQEHVGAERMLQLLQSILDEEAEMFVLKMWRMLIFEIKKVETGLASRTRT from the exons ATGATTCGGACCCCGTTTCCTCCACGCCCACTGGGAGCAACTGGTTTGCTTCAGCGTGCCCCTGTTCCTGGGAttcctggagttcgcccaattATCCCTCCTGTTAGGCCAATTCTTCCTATTGTCACCCCAGCGGAGAAACCACAAACCACTGTTTATGTTGGGAAGATAGCACCAACTGTGGACAATGAATTTATGAAATATCTCCTCCAG TTGTGTGGACCTGTCAAGAGTTGGAAACGTGCTCAAGATCCCACAGATGGGACTCCTAGAGGCTTTGGGTTCTGCGAATTTGAATCTGCTGAAGGGGTTCTTCGGGCATTACGTCTTCTCACCAAATTGAGCATTGATGGGCAGGACCTTGTG CTAAATGTTAATCAAGCAACAAGAGACTATCTGGAGAGGGTTGTCCAAAAGAAGACTGAAAACTCAAAGAAGCTCAAAGAAGCTGAAGCAGCTGAGAAAGGTGATGGAAGTGCACCAGACGGTGAGAAGAATGTACCTTCAAATCCTTCTGTACAAGACCCAAAGGAGGAAGATAGTAATTCAAGTAACAAAGAAAATGACACTGCCAATTTTGGAATTGTGACTGATGAAGACAAGGAAGCTGACCAGGAGGCTATGGAGAAGCTTACAAGTTTGATAGAGGAGAGAATAAAAAACAAACCTCTCCCTCCACCACCTACACCAGCTCCTGGTGATGCTACTAGGAATTCAAACTCAACGCTGCCAGCTAAATCAAGGGATGGAGACTCTGATGTTGATACAATGAGAAATG ATGCTTGTGAAGAAAAAATTGATGAAGAGATAACTGGTGACAACAAAACAAGTGACCAGGAGAGGCCTGAAACAAGCTCACCTGATAGGAGCAGAAGGCAAGATAGGAGCAGAGACAGGGGGCGAGATATGAAACGCGAAAAGGAGCGTGAGATTGAAAGATACGAAAGAGAAACAGAGCGAGAACGGGTGCGGAAGGAGAAGGAGCAAAGGAGAAAAATCGAGGATGCTGAGCATCAGTATGAAAAATGTCTGAAAGATTGGGAGTATAGGGAAAGGGAGAAAGAGAAACAGAGGCAGtatgagaaggagagggagaaagagagagaacgcAAACGGAAGAAAGAGGTAATTtatgaagaagatgatgaggaTGAAGATTCCAGGAAAAAATGGAGGAGAAGTGCATTGGAGgagaagagaaagaggagaCTACGGGAGAAGGAAGAGGACATAGCTGACAggcagaaagaagaagaagaaattgccGAGGCCAGAAAGAGGGCTGAAGAGGAAAAGCAGCTGGAGCAAGAGAGAGATGCATTAAGGGTTTCATCTGGCCATGTACCAAATGGAAGTGACACTGTTGCTTTGGCTGAAGAATTCGGTGTGGAACTGAAAGATAAGGCAATTGAACAGGACGTTGAGGGTTATTCTGGTCCTGAGAATCGTATAG GTGATGGGGCTTTACAGAATGGTAACAGTGGTGATAAGTCAACCATGACATCTGCTTCTGCATCAGAACCACATCTGAGTGGCAGTGCCCCAGCAAAGAAGTTGGGTTTTGGCTTAATGGGTTCTGGAAAACGTACTGCTGTTCCTTCTGTTTTTAAAGAGGAGGATGATGATGCACACAAGGACAAAAAAATGAGGCCCCTGGTTCCAATTGATTATTCAACTGAAGAACTACAGGCTGTCCAACAAACTGTTTTTGGGACAGCTCCATCAAATTTGGCTGCAGCTGCAGAATTCGCTAAGCGAATATCAAATGCTAGTTCTAAAGAAGAGAAGCCAGATGCGGAGAAAGAAAGAAGTAGACGTTCTGATGATAGGTCAAGCCACCGGGATAGGGACCGGCATGGTGATGACTCTAATCGCACTAGAAATGAGCACAAGGAGAAGACTATTGACCGTGATACGGACCGAGAACATGGGATGAGTAAACCAAGGGCAACGGATAACAAGAAGCTTTTGGATGCAAAACAACTGATCGATATGATTCCGAAGACAAAAGAGGAATTATTCTCATACGAAATAAATTGGGCTATTTATGAACAG CATGCACTACATGAACGCATGAGACCATGGATTTCGAAGAAGATTACCGAGTTTCTGGGAGAGGAAGAGACTACGCTGGTAGATTACATTGTATCTAGTACTCAGGAACATGTCGGAGCAGAACGCATGCTCCAGCTGCTTCAATCCATTTTAGACGAAGAAGCTGAAATGTTTGTGCTCAAGATGTGGAGGATGCTCATCTTTGAAATTAAGAAGGTCGAGACAGGTCTGGCTTCAAGAACAAGAACTTGA